The proteins below are encoded in one region of Oncorhynchus nerka isolate Pitt River linkage group LG15, Oner_Uvic_2.0, whole genome shotgun sequence:
- the LOC115143150 gene encoding 6-phosphofructo-2-kinase/fructose-2,6-bisphosphatase 4-like isoform X2 — protein sequence MRGSCRPRATQDWTVCMTNCPTLIVTVGLPARGKTYISKKLTRYLNWIGVPTKEFNVGQYRRECVKIYKSFEFFHPDNEEGLKIRRQCALTALNDVCQYLTVEGGQVAVFDATNTTRERRWTITRFAEQNGFKVFFVESVCEDPDVIAENIAQVKLGSPDYIDCNTEEVIEDFMKRIKCYENSYQPLDEVLDRDLSYIKIMDVGRRYLVNRVLDHIQSRIVYYLMNIHITPRSIYLCRHGESDLNVKGRIGGDSGLSGRGKEFAKCLGKFIQEQNINNLKVWTSQMKRTIQTAEAVAVPYEQWKALNEIDAGVCEEMTYEEIQVHFPVEFSLRDQDKYRYRYPKGESYEDLVQRLEPVIMELERQENVLVICHQAVMRCLLAYFLDKSAEELPYLKCPLHTVLKLTPVAYGCKVESVWLNVEAVNTHRDRPENVDISRMPEEALFTVPAHQ from the exons tatGTATGACCAACTGTCCCACCCTCATTGTGACGGTGGGCCTCCCAGCGAGAGGGAAGACCTACATCTCCAAGAAGCTGACCCGCTATCTCAACTGGATTGGTGTGCCAACCAAAG AGTTCAACGTGGGTCAGTACAGGAGGGAGTGTGTGAAGATCTACAAGTCTTTTGAGTTTTTCCATCCAGACAATGAAGAGGGGCTGAAGATCAGGAG GCAGTGTGCACTGACGGCGCTGAATGATGTGTGCCAGTACCTGACTGTGGAGGGAGGCCAGGTGGCG gtgtttgatgccacTAACACCaccagggagaggagatggaccaTCACCAGGTTTGCAGAGCAGAATGGCTTTAAG GTGTTCTTTGTGGAGTCTGTGTGTGAAGACCCTGATGTCATTGCAGAGAACATAGCG CAAGTGAAGCTGGGTAGTCCTGATTACATAGACTGTAATACAGAGGAGGTCATCGAGGACTTCATGAAGAGAATCAAGTGCTACGAGAACTCTTACCAGCCACTGGATGAGGTTCTAGACAG GGATCTGTCCTACATTAAGATCATGGACGTGGGCCGGAGATACCTGGTGAACAGGGTGCTGGACCACATCCAGAGCCGCATTGTCTACTACCTAATGAATATCCACATCACACCACGTTCCATCTACCTGTGTCGCCATGGAGAGAGTGACCTCAACGTCAAAGGACGCATCGGAGGAGACTCAGGCCTGTCTGGCAGGGGCAAGGAG TTTGCAAAGTGTCTGGGGAAGTTTATCCAGGAGCAAAACATTAACAATCTGAAGGTGTGGACCAGTCAGATGAAGAGAACCATTCAGACAGCCGAGGCCGTGGCTGTCCCCTATGAGCAGTGGAAGGCTCTCAACGAGATCGATGCT GGTGTGTGTGAAGAGATGACGTATGAGGAGATCCAGGTACATTTCCCTGTGGAGTTTTCACTGAGAGACCAGGACAAATACCGCTACCGCTACCCTAAAGGAGAG TCCTATGAGGACCTGGTGCAGCGGTTGGAGCCAGTCATCATGGAGCTGGAGAGGCAGGAGAACGTCCTGGTCATCTGTCACCAGGCTGTCATGCGCTGCCTGCTCGCTTACTTCCTGGATAAGAGTGCAG AGGAGCTGCCTTACCTGAAGTGCCCTTTGCACACTGTATTGAAGCTGACCCCTGTGGCGTATG GATGTAAAGTAGAGTCTGTCTGGTTGAATGTGGAAGCTGTGAACACCCATAGGGACAGGCCAGAG AATGTAGACATTTCACGGATGCCGGAAGAAGCCCTGTTCACAGTCCCCGCCCACCAGTGA
- the LOC115143150 gene encoding 6-phosphofructo-2-kinase/fructose-2,6-bisphosphatase 4-like isoform X1, whose amino-acid sequence MTSNEYNIMATSPRELTQNPLKKIWMPWKNGLFVHILQRRVCMTNCPTLIVTVGLPARGKTYISKKLTRYLNWIGVPTKEFNVGQYRRECVKIYKSFEFFHPDNEEGLKIRRQCALTALNDVCQYLTVEGGQVAVFDATNTTRERRWTITRFAEQNGFKVFFVESVCEDPDVIAENIAQVKLGSPDYIDCNTEEVIEDFMKRIKCYENSYQPLDEVLDRDLSYIKIMDVGRRYLVNRVLDHIQSRIVYYLMNIHITPRSIYLCRHGESDLNVKGRIGGDSGLSGRGKEFAKCLGKFIQEQNINNLKVWTSQMKRTIQTAEAVAVPYEQWKALNEIDAGVCEEMTYEEIQVHFPVEFSLRDQDKYRYRYPKGESYEDLVQRLEPVIMELERQENVLVICHQAVMRCLLAYFLDKSAEELPYLKCPLHTVLKLTPVAYGCKVESVWLNVEAVNTHRDRPENVDISRMPEEALFTVPAHQ is encoded by the exons ATGACTTCCAACGAATACAATATAATGGCTACATCACCCCGTGAGCTTACTCAGAACCCGCTGAAGAAAATATGGATGCCATGGAAAAACGGTCTCTTTGTACACATTTTACAAAGAAGGG tatGTATGACCAACTGTCCCACCCTCATTGTGACGGTGGGCCTCCCAGCGAGAGGGAAGACCTACATCTCCAAGAAGCTGACCCGCTATCTCAACTGGATTGGTGTGCCAACCAAAG AGTTCAACGTGGGTCAGTACAGGAGGGAGTGTGTGAAGATCTACAAGTCTTTTGAGTTTTTCCATCCAGACAATGAAGAGGGGCTGAAGATCAGGAG GCAGTGTGCACTGACGGCGCTGAATGATGTGTGCCAGTACCTGACTGTGGAGGGAGGCCAGGTGGCG gtgtttgatgccacTAACACCaccagggagaggagatggaccaTCACCAGGTTTGCAGAGCAGAATGGCTTTAAG GTGTTCTTTGTGGAGTCTGTGTGTGAAGACCCTGATGTCATTGCAGAGAACATAGCG CAAGTGAAGCTGGGTAGTCCTGATTACATAGACTGTAATACAGAGGAGGTCATCGAGGACTTCATGAAGAGAATCAAGTGCTACGAGAACTCTTACCAGCCACTGGATGAGGTTCTAGACAG GGATCTGTCCTACATTAAGATCATGGACGTGGGCCGGAGATACCTGGTGAACAGGGTGCTGGACCACATCCAGAGCCGCATTGTCTACTACCTAATGAATATCCACATCACACCACGTTCCATCTACCTGTGTCGCCATGGAGAGAGTGACCTCAACGTCAAAGGACGCATCGGAGGAGACTCAGGCCTGTCTGGCAGGGGCAAGGAG TTTGCAAAGTGTCTGGGGAAGTTTATCCAGGAGCAAAACATTAACAATCTGAAGGTGTGGACCAGTCAGATGAAGAGAACCATTCAGACAGCCGAGGCCGTGGCTGTCCCCTATGAGCAGTGGAAGGCTCTCAACGAGATCGATGCT GGTGTGTGTGAAGAGATGACGTATGAGGAGATCCAGGTACATTTCCCTGTGGAGTTTTCACTGAGAGACCAGGACAAATACCGCTACCGCTACCCTAAAGGAGAG TCCTATGAGGACCTGGTGCAGCGGTTGGAGCCAGTCATCATGGAGCTGGAGAGGCAGGAGAACGTCCTGGTCATCTGTCACCAGGCTGTCATGCGCTGCCTGCTCGCTTACTTCCTGGATAAGAGTGCAG AGGAGCTGCCTTACCTGAAGTGCCCTTTGCACACTGTATTGAAGCTGACCCCTGTGGCGTATG GATGTAAAGTAGAGTCTGTCTGGTTGAATGTGGAAGCTGTGAACACCCATAGGGACAGGCCAGAG AATGTAGACATTTCACGGATGCCGGAAGAAGCCCTGTTCACAGTCCCCGCCCACCAGTGA
- the LOC115143152 gene encoding histone H1.10 — MVKSEVEVTINAEEAPVANGPKPAKKKKNKKKKNKPGKYSVLVLDAVKTLNKRSGSSLVKIYNEAKKASWFDEQNGRTYLRYSIRALVLNNTLIQVKGMGANGSFRLNEDQFAKEVPKKTQSKPAKTTTKTAKASTTKKATVKPKAKSSPKKAPDAKKPAAKMKKLGVKKVIAAQKNKKPKKASKPPAKSPRKK; from the coding sequence ATGGTGAAAAGCGAGGTGGAGGTGACTATAAACGCGGAGGAGGCTCCAGTGGCAAATGGGCCTAAACCAGCCAAGAAaaagaaaaataagaaaaaaaagaatAAGCCTGGCAAATACAGTGTTCTTGTGCTAGACGCTGTCAAAACGTTGAATAAGCGAAGCGGTTCGTCTTTGGTAAAAATTTATAATGAAGCCAAGAAGGCAAGCTGGTTTGATGAGCAGAATGGGCGAACCTACCTGCGGTATTCTATCCGAGCGCTGGTACTCAACAACACGCTGATCCAAGTAAAGGGCATGGGGGCGAACGGTTCCTTCAGGCTCAATGAAGATCAGTTCGCGAAAGAAGTACCGAAAAAGACTCAGTCCAAGCCAGCCAAGACCACCACGAAAACTGCCAAAGCATCGACTACCAAGAAGGCAACCGTCAAGCCAAAGGCGAAGAGCAGCCCGAAGAAGGCACCAGATGCAAAGAAGCCCGCGGCTAAAATGAAGAAGCTGGGTGTCAAAAAGGTGATCGCTGCACAGAAGAACAAGAAGCCGAAGAAGGCCAGCAAGCCACCAGCCAAATCACCGAGGAAGAAGTAG
- the LOC115143151 gene encoding actin-related protein 2/3 complex subunit 4 has translation MTATLRPYLNAVRATLQAALCLENFSSQVVERHNKPEVEVRSSKELLLQPVIISRNDKEKVLIEGSINSVRVSIAVKQADEIEKILCHKFMRFMMMRAENFFILRRKPVEGYDISFLITNFHTEQMYKHKLVDFVIHFMEEIDKEISEMKLSVNARARIVAEEFLKNF, from the exons ATG aCAGCAACTCTGCGCCCGTACCTCAACGCTGTGCGTGCCACGCTGCAGGCCGCCCTCTGTCTGGAGAACTTCTCCTCTCAGGTGGTGGAGCGCCACAACAAGCCAGAGGTGGAGGTCCG GAGCAGTAAAGAGTTGCTGCTGCAGCCAGTCATCATCAGTCGTAATGACAAGGAGAAGGTTCTTATCGAGGGCTCCATCAACTCAGTCCGAGTCAGCATCGCTGTCAagcag GCAGATGAGATTGAGAAGATCCTGTGCCATAAGTTCATGCGCTTCATGATGATGAGAGCAGAGAACTTCTTCATCCTGAGGAGGAAACCAGTGGAG GGCTATGACATCAGTTTCCTCATCACCAACTTCCACACAGAGCAGATGTACAAGCACAAGCTGGTGGACTTCGTCATCCATTTCATGGAAGAGATCGACAAGGAGATCAGTGAGATGAAGCTGTCTGTCAATGCCAGGGCCCGTATCGTCGCTGAGGAGTTCCTCAAAAAC TTCTAA